From Hymenobacter sedentarius, a single genomic window includes:
- a CDS encoding GNAT family N-acetyltransferase translates to MLPRTPLLTSRLCLRPYELTDAPEFFALLDGDRGRFRTSFPDRLQAVRTLPDATVALRAFADDWRTGRFYVFGLWHRAHGAYLGDICIMPQSKGQAEIGYYLASAAEGQGYAREALSAVVQFGFGMLGSQRLLIRCYAQNARGQAVARAAGFLPEPQPKRPLWFRNADAVGNIQRFVLTAAGRQPA, encoded by the coding sequence ATGCTGCCTCGCACTCCACTGCTCACGTCGCGCCTTTGCCTGCGCCCCTACGAGCTGACCGACGCGCCCGAGTTCTTCGCCCTGCTCGATGGCGACCGTGGCCGTTTTCGCACTTCCTTTCCCGACCGCCTCCAGGCCGTGCGCACCCTCCCCGATGCCACGGTGGCCCTACGCGCCTTTGCCGATGACTGGCGCACGGGCCGCTTCTACGTATTTGGGCTCTGGCACCGTGCCCACGGCGCTTACCTGGGCGATATCTGCATCATGCCCCAGTCCAAGGGCCAAGCCGAAATTGGCTATTACCTCGCCTCCGCCGCCGAGGGCCAGGGCTACGCCCGGGAGGCACTGTCAGCCGTGGTGCAGTTTGGCTTTGGAATGCTGGGAAGCCAGCGCCTGCTCATTCGCTGCTACGCCCAGAATGCGCGGGGCCAGGCCGTGGCCCGCGCCGCTGGCTTCCTGCCCGAGCCGCAGCCCAAGCGCCCGCTCTGGTTCCGCAACGCCGACGCGGTGGGCAACATCCAGCGCTTTGTGCTGACGGCTGCGGGCAGGCAGCCGGCGTAA